The Mus musculus strain C57BL/6J chromosome 2, GRCm38.p6 C57BL/6J genome has a window encoding:
- the Dab2ip gene encoding disabled homolog 2-interacting protein isoform 4 (isoform 4 is encoded by transcript variant 4) yields the protein MSEKNPSMEPSASTPFRVTGFLSRRLKGSIKRTKSQPKLDRNHSFRHILPGFRSAAAAAADNERSHLMPRLKESRSHESLLSPSSAVEALDLSMEEEVIIKPVHSSILGQDYCFEVTTSSGSKCFSCRSAAERDKWMENLRRAVHPNKDNSRRVEHILKLWVIEAKDLPAKKKYLCELCLDDVLYARTTSKLKTDNVFWGEHFEFHNLPPLRTVTVHLYRETDKKKKKERNSYLGLVSLPAASVAGRQFVEKWYPVVTPNPKGGKGPGPMIRIKARYQTVSILPMEMYKEFAEHITNHYLGLCAALEPILSAKTKEEMASALVHILQSTGKVKDFLTDLMMSEVDRCGDNEHLIFRENTLATKAIEEYLKLVGQKYLQDALGEFIKALYESDENCEVDPSKCSSADLPEHQGNLKMCCELAFCKIINSYCVFPRELKEVFASWRQECSSRGRPDISERLISASLFLRFLCPAIMSPSLFNLLQEYPDDRTARTLTLIAKVTQNLANFAKFGSKEEYMSFMNQFLEHEWTNMQRFLLEISNPETLSNTAGFEGYIDLGRELSSLHSLLWEAVSQLDQSVVSKLGPLPRILRDVHTALSTPGSGQLPGTNDLASTPGSGSSSVSAGLQKMVIENDLSGLIDFTRLPSPTPENKDLFFVTRSSGVQPSPARSSSYSEANEPDLQMANGSKSLSMVDLQDARTLDGEAGSPVGPDALPADGQVPATQLLAGWPARAAPVSLAGLATVRRAVPTPTTPGTSEGAPGRPQLLAPLSFQNPVYQMAAGLPLSPRGLGDSGSEGHSSLSSHSNSEELAAAAKLGSFSTAAEELARRPGELARRQMSLTEKGGQPTVPRQNSAGPQRRIDQPPPPPPPPPPAPRGRTPPTLLSTLQYPRPSSGTLASASPDWAGPGTRLRQQSSSSKGDSPELKPRAMHKQGPSPVSPNALDRTAAWLLTMNAQLLEDEGLGPDPPHRDRLRSKEELSQAEKDLAVLQDKLRISTKKLEEYETLFKCQEETTQKLVLEYQARLEEGEERLRRQQEDKDIQMKGIISRLMSVEEELKKDHAEMQAAVDSKQKIIDAQEKRIASLDAANARLMSALTQLKESNGLGRLSSAYSKGWSCQRPCSGKTLATDTQDLMERAAPPLPTQTPDLFVQLVC from the exons GTCCCATCTGATGCCAAGGCTGAAGGAGTCTCGGTCACACGAGTCCCTGCTCAGCCCCAGCAGCGCAGTGGAGGCCCTGGACCTcagcatggaggaggaggtgattATCAAGCCCGTTCACAGCAGCATCCTGGGTCAGGACTACTGCTTCGAG GTGACAACATCATCAGGAAGCAAGTGTTTTTCCTGCCGGTCAGCCGCTGAGCGCGATAAGTGGATGGAGAACCTGAGGCGAGCAGTGCACCCCAACAAG GACAACAGCCGGCGTGTGGAGCATATCCTGAAGCTGTGGGTGATTGAGGCCAAGGATCTGCCGGCCAAGAAGAAGTATCTATGTGAACTGTGCCTGGACGATGTGCTGTATGCCCGTACCACAAGCAAGCTCAAGACGGACAATGTCTTCTGGGGAGAGCACTTTGAGTTCCATAACCTGCCGCCTCTACGCACAGTCACTGTGCACCTGTATCGGGAGactgacaagaaaaagaaaaaggaacgcAACAGCTACCTGGGCCTGGTGAGCCTGCCTGCCGCCTCTGTGGCTGGGCGGCAGTTTGTGGAGAAGTGGTACCCAGTGGTGACACCCAACCCCAAGGGTGGCAAAGGCCCTGGGCCCATGATCCGAATCAAGGCACGCTACCAGACCGTCAGCATCTTGCCTATGGAGATGTACAAGGAGTTTGCGGAGCACATCACTAACCACTACCTGGGGCTGTGCGCAGCCCTGGAACCCATCCTCAGTGCCAAGACCAAGGAGGAGATGGCGTCGGCTCTGGTGCACATCCTGCAGAGCACGGGAAAGGTGAAG GACTTTCTAACAGACCTGATGATGTCAGAGGTGGACCGCTGTGGGGACAATGAGCACCTCATCTTCCGGGAGAACACACTGGCCACCAAGGCCATCGAGGAATACCTCAAACTTGTGGGCCAGAAGTACCTGCAGGACGCACTAG GTGAGTTCATCAAAGCTCTGTATGAGTCAGATGAAAATTGTGAAGTGGACCCAAGCAAGTGCTCATCCGCTGACCTCCCTGAGCACCAGGGCAACCTCAAGATGTGCTGTGAGCTGGCCTTCTGCAAGATCATCAACTCCTACTG CGTCTTCCCACGGGAGCTTAAGGAGGTGTTCGCCTCATGGCGGCAGGAGTGTAGCAGCCGAGGCCGGCCAGATATCAGTGAACGGCTCATCAGCGCCTCCCTCTTCCTTCGCTTCCTGTGCCCTGCCATCATGTCACCCTCGCTCTTCAACCTGCTTCAGGAGTATCCTGACGACCGCACGGCTCGCACCCTCACGCTCATTGCCAAAGTCACCCAGAACCTGGCCAACTTTGCCAA gtttggcagcaaggaAGAATACATGTCCTTCATGAACCAGTTCCTGGAGCACGAGTGGACCAACATGCAGCGCTTCCTGTTGGAGATCTCCAACCCCGAGACCCTTTCCAACACAGCAGGCTTCGAGGGCTACATAGACCTGGGCCGGGAGCTCTCTAGCCTGCACTCCCTGCTCTGGGAAGCTGTCAGCCAGCTTGATCAG AGCGTTGTGTCGAAGCTGGGACCTCTGCCTCGTATCCTGAGGGATGTCCACACAGCACTGAGCACTCCTGGCAGTGGGCAGCTCCCTGGCACCAATGACCTGGCCTCCACCCCGGGCTCCGGCAGCAGCAGCGTCTCTGCTGGGCTTCAGAAGATGGTGATTGAAAATGACCTCTCTGG TCTGATAGATTTCACCCGGTTACCGTCTCCAACCCCCGAAAACAAGGACTTGTTTTTTGTCACAAGGTCCTCCGGGGTCCAGCCTTCACCTGCCCGCAGCTCAAGCTACTCAGAAGCCAATGAACCTGACCTGCAGATGGCCAATGGCAGCAAGAGCCTGTCCATGGTGGACCTCCAGGACGCCCGCACGCTGGATGGGGAGGCAGGTTCCCCAGTGGGCCCAGACGCCCTACCTGCTGACGGGCAGGTGCCTGCGACTCAGCTGCTGGCTGGGTGGCCAGCCAGGGCAGCCCCAGTGAGCCTGGCAGGATTGGCCACAGTGCGGCGGGCAGTGCCAACACCAACCACACCAGGCACCTCCGAGGGTGCACCAGGACGGCCCCAGTTGTTGGCCCCACTTTCCTTCCAGAATCCTGTGTACCAGATGGCGGCCGGCCTGCCACTGTCACCCCGTGGCCTTGGTGACTCAGGCTCTGAAGGCCACAGCTCCCTGAGCTCTCACAGCAACAGTGAAGAGCTGGCAGCCGCTGCCAAACTAGGAAGTTTCAGCACTGCTGCAGAGGAGCTGGCAAGGCGGCCTGGAGAACTGGCACGGAGGCAGATGTCACTGACTGAGAAGGGTGGGCAGCCCACAGTGCCGAGGCAAAATAGTGCCGGTCCCCAGCGGAGGATTGACCagccgccaccgccaccaccaccaccgcctccTGCTCCCCGGGGCAGGACACCTCCTACCCTGCTGAGCACCCTACAGTACCCACGACCCTCAAGTGGAACCCTGGCATCAGCATCCCCCGACTGGGCTGGCCCTGGCACCCGGCTGCGGCAACAGTCCTCCTCCTCCAAGGGAGACAGCCCAGAGCTGAAGCCCCGAGCCATGCACAAGCAG GGCCCTTCACCCGTCAGTCCCAATGCCCTGGACCGCACGGCCGCTTGGCTCTTGACCATGAACGCGCAGTTGTTAGAAGACGAGGGTCTGGGCCCAGATCCCCCCCACAGGGATAGGCTAAGGAGTAAGGAGGAACTCAGCCAAGCAGAAAAG GATCTGGCAGTGCTACAAGACAAGCTACGGATCTCCACCAAGAAGCTGGAGGAGTATGAGACCCTATTCAAGTGCCAGGAGGAGACGACGCAGAAGCTGGTGCTGGAGTATCAGGCTCGGCTGGAAGAAGGTGAGGAGCGGCTGCGGCGGCAGCAGGAAGACAAGGATATCCAGATGAAAGGCATCATCAGCAG GTTGATGTCAGTGgaagaagaactgaagaaggaTCATGCAGAGATGCAAGCAGCTGTAGATTCCAAACAGAAGATCATCGATGCCCAG GAAAAGCGCATTGCCTCGCTGGATGCTGCCAATGCCCGCCTCATGAGTGCCCTCACACAGCTGAAAGAGAG CAACGGCTTGGGGCGTCTGAGCTCTGCTTACAGCAAGGGCTGGAGTTGCCAGAGGCCCTGCTCTGGGAAGACCCTGGCCACTGACACCCAAGATCTGATGGAGAGAGCGGCCCCACCCTTGCCAACACAGACACCTGACCTTTTTGTTCAACTTGTGTGTTAG
- the Dab2ip gene encoding disabled homolog 2-interacting protein isoform X9 — protein MSEKNPSMEPSASTPFRVTGFLSRRLKGSIKRTKSQPKLDRNHSFRHILPGFRSAAAAAADNERSHLMPRLKESRSHESLLSPSSAVEALDLSMEEEVIIKPVHSSILGQDYCFEVTTSSGSKCFSCRSAAERDKWMENLRRAVHPNKDNSRRVEHILKLWVIEAKDLPAKKKYLCELCLDDVLYARTTSKLKTDNVFWGEHFEFHNLPPLRTVTVHLYRETDKKKKKERNSYLGLVSLPAASVAGRQFVEKWYPVVTPNPKGGKGPGPMIRIKARYQTVSILPMEMYKEFAEHITNHYLGLCAALEPILSAKTKEEMASALVHILQSTGKVKDFLTDLMMSEVDRCGDNEHLIFRENTLATKAIEEYLKLVGQKYLQDALGEFIKALYESDENCEVDPSKCSSADLPEHQGNLKMCCELAFCKIINSYCVFPRELKEVFASWRQECSSRGRPDISERLISASLFLRFLCPAIMSPSLFNLLQEYPDDRTARTLTLIAKVTQNLANFAKFGSKEEYMSFMNQFLEHEWTNMQRFLLEISNPETLSNTAGFEGYIDLGRELSSLHSLLWEAVSQLDQSVVSKLGPLPRILRDVHTALSTPGSGQLPGTNDLASTPGSGSSSVSAGLQKMVIENDLSGLIDFTRLPSPTPENKDLFFVTRSSGVQPSPARSSSYSEANEPDLQMANGSKSLSMVDLQDARTLDGEAGSPVGPDALPADGQVPATQLLAGWPARAAPVSLAGLATVRRAVPTPTTPGTSEGAPGRPQLLAPLSFQNPVYQMAAGLPLSPRGLGDSGSEGHSSLSSHSNSEELAAAAKLGSFSTAAEELARRPGELARRQMSLTEKGGQPTVPRQNSAGPQRRIDQPPPPPPPPPPAPRGRTPPTLLSTLQYPRPSSGTLASASPDWAGPGTRLRQQSSSSKGDSPELKPRAMHKQGPSPVSPNALDRTAAWLLTMNAQLLEDEGLGPDPPHRDRLRSKEELSQAEKDLAVLQDKLRISTKKLEEYETLFKCQEETTQKLVLEYQARLEEGEERLRRQQEDKDIQMKGIISRLMSVEEELKKDHAEMQAAVDSKQKIIDAQEKRIASLDAANARLMSALTQLKERYSMQARNGVSPTNPTKLQITENGEFRNSSNC, from the exons GTCCCATCTGATGCCAAGGCTGAAGGAGTCTCGGTCACACGAGTCCCTGCTCAGCCCCAGCAGCGCAGTGGAGGCCCTGGACCTcagcatggaggaggaggtgattATCAAGCCCGTTCACAGCAGCATCCTGGGTCAGGACTACTGCTTCGAG GTGACAACATCATCAGGAAGCAAGTGTTTTTCCTGCCGGTCAGCCGCTGAGCGCGATAAGTGGATGGAGAACCTGAGGCGAGCAGTGCACCCCAACAAG GACAACAGCCGGCGTGTGGAGCATATCCTGAAGCTGTGGGTGATTGAGGCCAAGGATCTGCCGGCCAAGAAGAAGTATCTATGTGAACTGTGCCTGGACGATGTGCTGTATGCCCGTACCACAAGCAAGCTCAAGACGGACAATGTCTTCTGGGGAGAGCACTTTGAGTTCCATAACCTGCCGCCTCTACGCACAGTCACTGTGCACCTGTATCGGGAGactgacaagaaaaagaaaaaggaacgcAACAGCTACCTGGGCCTGGTGAGCCTGCCTGCCGCCTCTGTGGCTGGGCGGCAGTTTGTGGAGAAGTGGTACCCAGTGGTGACACCCAACCCCAAGGGTGGCAAAGGCCCTGGGCCCATGATCCGAATCAAGGCACGCTACCAGACCGTCAGCATCTTGCCTATGGAGATGTACAAGGAGTTTGCGGAGCACATCACTAACCACTACCTGGGGCTGTGCGCAGCCCTGGAACCCATCCTCAGTGCCAAGACCAAGGAGGAGATGGCGTCGGCTCTGGTGCACATCCTGCAGAGCACGGGAAAGGTGAAG GACTTTCTAACAGACCTGATGATGTCAGAGGTGGACCGCTGTGGGGACAATGAGCACCTCATCTTCCGGGAGAACACACTGGCCACCAAGGCCATCGAGGAATACCTCAAACTTGTGGGCCAGAAGTACCTGCAGGACGCACTAG GTGAGTTCATCAAAGCTCTGTATGAGTCAGATGAAAATTGTGAAGTGGACCCAAGCAAGTGCTCATCCGCTGACCTCCCTGAGCACCAGGGCAACCTCAAGATGTGCTGTGAGCTGGCCTTCTGCAAGATCATCAACTCCTACTG CGTCTTCCCACGGGAGCTTAAGGAGGTGTTCGCCTCATGGCGGCAGGAGTGTAGCAGCCGAGGCCGGCCAGATATCAGTGAACGGCTCATCAGCGCCTCCCTCTTCCTTCGCTTCCTGTGCCCTGCCATCATGTCACCCTCGCTCTTCAACCTGCTTCAGGAGTATCCTGACGACCGCACGGCTCGCACCCTCACGCTCATTGCCAAAGTCACCCAGAACCTGGCCAACTTTGCCAA gtttggcagcaaggaAGAATACATGTCCTTCATGAACCAGTTCCTGGAGCACGAGTGGACCAACATGCAGCGCTTCCTGTTGGAGATCTCCAACCCCGAGACCCTTTCCAACACAGCAGGCTTCGAGGGCTACATAGACCTGGGCCGGGAGCTCTCTAGCCTGCACTCCCTGCTCTGGGAAGCTGTCAGCCAGCTTGATCAG AGCGTTGTGTCGAAGCTGGGACCTCTGCCTCGTATCCTGAGGGATGTCCACACAGCACTGAGCACTCCTGGCAGTGGGCAGCTCCCTGGCACCAATGACCTGGCCTCCACCCCGGGCTCCGGCAGCAGCAGCGTCTCTGCTGGGCTTCAGAAGATGGTGATTGAAAATGACCTCTCTGG TCTGATAGATTTCACCCGGTTACCGTCTCCAACCCCCGAAAACAAGGACTTGTTTTTTGTCACAAGGTCCTCCGGGGTCCAGCCTTCACCTGCCCGCAGCTCAAGCTACTCAGAAGCCAATGAACCTGACCTGCAGATGGCCAATGGCAGCAAGAGCCTGTCCATGGTGGACCTCCAGGACGCCCGCACGCTGGATGGGGAGGCAGGTTCCCCAGTGGGCCCAGACGCCCTACCTGCTGACGGGCAGGTGCCTGCGACTCAGCTGCTGGCTGGGTGGCCAGCCAGGGCAGCCCCAGTGAGCCTGGCAGGATTGGCCACAGTGCGGCGGGCAGTGCCAACACCAACCACACCAGGCACCTCCGAGGGTGCACCAGGACGGCCCCAGTTGTTGGCCCCACTTTCCTTCCAGAATCCTGTGTACCAGATGGCGGCCGGCCTGCCACTGTCACCCCGTGGCCTTGGTGACTCAGGCTCTGAAGGCCACAGCTCCCTGAGCTCTCACAGCAACAGTGAAGAGCTGGCAGCCGCTGCCAAACTAGGAAGTTTCAGCACTGCTGCAGAGGAGCTGGCAAGGCGGCCTGGAGAACTGGCACGGAGGCAGATGTCACTGACTGAGAAGGGTGGGCAGCCCACAGTGCCGAGGCAAAATAGTGCCGGTCCCCAGCGGAGGATTGACCagccgccaccgccaccaccaccaccgcctccTGCTCCCCGGGGCAGGACACCTCCTACCCTGCTGAGCACCCTACAGTACCCACGACCCTCAAGTGGAACCCTGGCATCAGCATCCCCCGACTGGGCTGGCCCTGGCACCCGGCTGCGGCAACAGTCCTCCTCCTCCAAGGGAGACAGCCCAGAGCTGAAGCCCCGAGCCATGCACAAGCAG GGCCCTTCACCCGTCAGTCCCAATGCCCTGGACCGCACGGCCGCTTGGCTCTTGACCATGAACGCGCAGTTGTTAGAAGACGAGGGTCTGGGCCCAGATCCCCCCCACAGGGATAGGCTAAGGAGTAAGGAGGAACTCAGCCAAGCAGAAAAG GATCTGGCAGTGCTACAAGACAAGCTACGGATCTCCACCAAGAAGCTGGAGGAGTATGAGACCCTATTCAAGTGCCAGGAGGAGACGACGCAGAAGCTGGTGCTGGAGTATCAGGCTCGGCTGGAAGAAGGTGAGGAGCGGCTGCGGCGGCAGCAGGAAGACAAGGATATCCAGATGAAAGGCATCATCAGCAG GTTGATGTCAGTGgaagaagaactgaagaaggaTCATGCAGAGATGCAAGCAGCTGTAGATTCCAAACAGAAGATCATCGATGCCCAG GAAAAGCGCATTGCCTCGCTGGATGCTGCCAATGCCCGCCTCATGAGTGCCCTCACACAGCTGAAAGAGAGGTACAGCATGCAAGCCCGTAACGGCGTCTCCCCCACCAACCCCACCAAATTGCAGATTACTGAGAACGGCGAGTTCAGAAACAGCAGCAATTGTTAA
- the Dab2ip gene encoding disabled homolog 2-interacting protein isoform 1 (isoform 1 is encoded by transcript variant 1), translated as MEPDSLLDPGDSYESPQERPGSRRSLPGSMSEKNPSMEPSASTPFRVTGFLSRRLKGSIKRTKSQPKLDRNHSFRHILPGFRSAAAAAADNERSHLMPRLKESRSHESLLSPSSAVEALDLSMEEEVIIKPVHSSILGQDYCFEVTTSSGSKCFSCRSAAERDKWMENLRRAVHPNKDNSRRVEHILKLWVIEAKDLPAKKKYLCELCLDDVLYARTTSKLKTDNVFWGEHFEFHNLPPLRTVTVHLYRETDKKKKKERNSYLGLVSLPAASVAGRQFVEKWYPVVTPNPKGGKGPGPMIRIKARYQTVSILPMEMYKEFAEHITNHYLGLCAALEPILSAKTKEEMASALVHILQSTGKVKDFLTDLMMSEVDRCGDNEHLIFRENTLATKAIEEYLKLVGQKYLQDALGEFIKALYESDENCEVDPSKCSSADLPEHQGNLKMCCELAFCKIINSYCVFPRELKEVFASWRQECSSRGRPDISERLISASLFLRFLCPAIMSPSLFNLLQEYPDDRTARTLTLIAKVTQNLANFAKFGSKEEYMSFMNQFLEHEWTNMQRFLLEISNPETLSNTAGFEGYIDLGRELSSLHSLLWEAVSQLDQSVVSKLGPLPRILRDVHTALSTPGSGQLPGTNDLASTPGSGSSSVSAGLQKMVIENDLSGLIDFTRLPSPTPENKDLFFVTRSSGVQPSPARSSSYSEANEPDLQMANGSKSLSMVDLQDARTLDGEAGSPVGPDALPADGQVPATQLLAGWPARAAPVSLAGLATVRRAVPTPTTPGTSEGAPGRPQLLAPLSFQNPVYQMAAGLPLSPRGLGDSGSEGHSSLSSHSNSEELAAAAKLGSFSTAAEELARRPGELARRQMSLTEKGGQPTVPRQNSAGPQRRIDQPPPPPPPPPPAPRGRTPPTLLSTLQYPRPSSGTLASASPDWAGPGTRLRQQSSSSKGDSPELKPRAMHKQGPSPVSPNALDRTAAWLLTMNAQLLEDEGLGPDPPHRDRLRSKEELSQAEKDLAVLQDKLRISTKKLEEYETLFKCQEETTQKLVLEYQARLEEGEERLRRQQEDKDIQMKGIISRLMSVEEELKKDHAEMQAAVDSKQKIIDAQEKRIASLDAANARLMSALTQLKESMH; from the exons GTCCCATCTGATGCCAAGGCTGAAGGAGTCTCGGTCACACGAGTCCCTGCTCAGCCCCAGCAGCGCAGTGGAGGCCCTGGACCTcagcatggaggaggaggtgattATCAAGCCCGTTCACAGCAGCATCCTGGGTCAGGACTACTGCTTCGAG GTGACAACATCATCAGGAAGCAAGTGTTTTTCCTGCCGGTCAGCCGCTGAGCGCGATAAGTGGATGGAGAACCTGAGGCGAGCAGTGCACCCCAACAAG GACAACAGCCGGCGTGTGGAGCATATCCTGAAGCTGTGGGTGATTGAGGCCAAGGATCTGCCGGCCAAGAAGAAGTATCTATGTGAACTGTGCCTGGACGATGTGCTGTATGCCCGTACCACAAGCAAGCTCAAGACGGACAATGTCTTCTGGGGAGAGCACTTTGAGTTCCATAACCTGCCGCCTCTACGCACAGTCACTGTGCACCTGTATCGGGAGactgacaagaaaaagaaaaaggaacgcAACAGCTACCTGGGCCTGGTGAGCCTGCCTGCCGCCTCTGTGGCTGGGCGGCAGTTTGTGGAGAAGTGGTACCCAGTGGTGACACCCAACCCCAAGGGTGGCAAAGGCCCTGGGCCCATGATCCGAATCAAGGCACGCTACCAGACCGTCAGCATCTTGCCTATGGAGATGTACAAGGAGTTTGCGGAGCACATCACTAACCACTACCTGGGGCTGTGCGCAGCCCTGGAACCCATCCTCAGTGCCAAGACCAAGGAGGAGATGGCGTCGGCTCTGGTGCACATCCTGCAGAGCACGGGAAAGGTGAAG GACTTTCTAACAGACCTGATGATGTCAGAGGTGGACCGCTGTGGGGACAATGAGCACCTCATCTTCCGGGAGAACACACTGGCCACCAAGGCCATCGAGGAATACCTCAAACTTGTGGGCCAGAAGTACCTGCAGGACGCACTAG GTGAGTTCATCAAAGCTCTGTATGAGTCAGATGAAAATTGTGAAGTGGACCCAAGCAAGTGCTCATCCGCTGACCTCCCTGAGCACCAGGGCAACCTCAAGATGTGCTGTGAGCTGGCCTTCTGCAAGATCATCAACTCCTACTG CGTCTTCCCACGGGAGCTTAAGGAGGTGTTCGCCTCATGGCGGCAGGAGTGTAGCAGCCGAGGCCGGCCAGATATCAGTGAACGGCTCATCAGCGCCTCCCTCTTCCTTCGCTTCCTGTGCCCTGCCATCATGTCACCCTCGCTCTTCAACCTGCTTCAGGAGTATCCTGACGACCGCACGGCTCGCACCCTCACGCTCATTGCCAAAGTCACCCAGAACCTGGCCAACTTTGCCAA gtttggcagcaaggaAGAATACATGTCCTTCATGAACCAGTTCCTGGAGCACGAGTGGACCAACATGCAGCGCTTCCTGTTGGAGATCTCCAACCCCGAGACCCTTTCCAACACAGCAGGCTTCGAGGGCTACATAGACCTGGGCCGGGAGCTCTCTAGCCTGCACTCCCTGCTCTGGGAAGCTGTCAGCCAGCTTGATCAG AGCGTTGTGTCGAAGCTGGGACCTCTGCCTCGTATCCTGAGGGATGTCCACACAGCACTGAGCACTCCTGGCAGTGGGCAGCTCCCTGGCACCAATGACCTGGCCTCCACCCCGGGCTCCGGCAGCAGCAGCGTCTCTGCTGGGCTTCAGAAGATGGTGATTGAAAATGACCTCTCTGG TCTGATAGATTTCACCCGGTTACCGTCTCCAACCCCCGAAAACAAGGACTTGTTTTTTGTCACAAGGTCCTCCGGGGTCCAGCCTTCACCTGCCCGCAGCTCAAGCTACTCAGAAGCCAATGAACCTGACCTGCAGATGGCCAATGGCAGCAAGAGCCTGTCCATGGTGGACCTCCAGGACGCCCGCACGCTGGATGGGGAGGCAGGTTCCCCAGTGGGCCCAGACGCCCTACCTGCTGACGGGCAGGTGCCTGCGACTCAGCTGCTGGCTGGGTGGCCAGCCAGGGCAGCCCCAGTGAGCCTGGCAGGATTGGCCACAGTGCGGCGGGCAGTGCCAACACCAACCACACCAGGCACCTCCGAGGGTGCACCAGGACGGCCCCAGTTGTTGGCCCCACTTTCCTTCCAGAATCCTGTGTACCAGATGGCGGCCGGCCTGCCACTGTCACCCCGTGGCCTTGGTGACTCAGGCTCTGAAGGCCACAGCTCCCTGAGCTCTCACAGCAACAGTGAAGAGCTGGCAGCCGCTGCCAAACTAGGAAGTTTCAGCACTGCTGCAGAGGAGCTGGCAAGGCGGCCTGGAGAACTGGCACGGAGGCAGATGTCACTGACTGAGAAGGGTGGGCAGCCCACAGTGCCGAGGCAAAATAGTGCCGGTCCCCAGCGGAGGATTGACCagccgccaccgccaccaccaccaccgcctccTGCTCCCCGGGGCAGGACACCTCCTACCCTGCTGAGCACCCTACAGTACCCACGACCCTCAAGTGGAACCCTGGCATCAGCATCCCCCGACTGGGCTGGCCCTGGCACCCGGCTGCGGCAACAGTCCTCCTCCTCCAAGGGAGACAGCCCAGAGCTGAAGCCCCGAGCCATGCACAAGCAG GGCCCTTCACCCGTCAGTCCCAATGCCCTGGACCGCACGGCCGCTTGGCTCTTGACCATGAACGCGCAGTTGTTAGAAGACGAGGGTCTGGGCCCAGATCCCCCCCACAGGGATAGGCTAAGGAGTAAGGAGGAACTCAGCCAAGCAGAAAAG GATCTGGCAGTGCTACAAGACAAGCTACGGATCTCCACCAAGAAGCTGGAGGAGTATGAGACCCTATTCAAGTGCCAGGAGGAGACGACGCAGAAGCTGGTGCTGGAGTATCAGGCTCGGCTGGAAGAAGGTGAGGAGCGGCTGCGGCGGCAGCAGGAAGACAAGGATATCCAGATGAAAGGCATCATCAGCAG GTTGATGTCAGTGgaagaagaactgaagaaggaTCATGCAGAGATGCAAGCAGCTGTAGATTCCAAACAGAAGATCATCGATGCCCAG GAAAAGCGCATTGCCTCGCTGGATGCTGCCAATGCCCGCCTCATGAGTGCCCTCACACAGCTGAAAGAGAG tATGCATTAG